The genomic interval TGTGGCGGTTATAATATCCGCTTGTAATTAAATATGTTACAAAAACACTTGCCCGCAAGCATGCATTTAAAAAACGAAAATTCCTATACTATTAAATAAGGCGTCGATTTATAAAAATGCTCTTATTTTCTGGCGCTTTCCCTCTGCATAAAAAAAGAAATATTACTTTACGGAACAGTAAAAAGAGAAAACGTGTGCCACGATTCACAATTGTTTTATTACAATCCTGTTTATTTCCTGTGAATATGTTTCTTTGAAATCCGCACAACGCGCGAACAACAGGGGTACTCCTTATGATCAACCATCCTGTTGATCTGCCTGCGAAAGTGTCAAGAGAGAGCATCTTTTCCCCTCGTTTAATAGCGGATACTTTGCCTATTATTTCACTATGGCTCACCACCGGATCGGCATGCGGCACATTGTCTCCCTTTGTAATGAAGGAAAAGCCCGTACCCTTTTCTGAGATAGTTAATACCCTGTGTACAATAAGCTTGTTCTCCGATCTGAAGGCTATAATATCGCCACGCCGTATCTGTGAATAGCCACACTCAACCAGGACATTGTCCCCTTCCCTTATGAGCGGATACATACTCCTGCCAACAATGGGGATAGTAAACATTTCATTGGTTTGATCCCATACATTGACGATAGCATGCAGCACTTCGCCTGAAATATTGTTATGATTTTCTTTTTGCATCATATTAGAATCTTATCAGGAATTTCTTTGCATTTTTTTGGCAACATATTTAATGATCCCTTCTGCAGTAGGCAATCTACAGTCGGCAGTCGGCAGTTGACTAATGACCTCAAGCCTGTATCCCCCTTTATTAAGGGGTGACTTTTGCGGCCGGTCGCTTAGCTTAATGACATTGGTTTGCAACCTGGGCCCCACGTTTATGCTGTTCCTGATTTTTGTAGAGGTGCATTGCATGCGTCTCTCTGTGGTGTCAACATTTTCTTTACGCGCAGCAGTTTCCGGACGCATGCAATGCACCTCTACATTTATTACTTTATTTTTACCCTTATTTTTTCGGCAATATTATTCACACTGAATACCACAACCGCCTTTCCCTTTTTCTTTGCGGTAATGACAAAAGATGCTTGTCCATCTACATCAGTTACAGCAGTTTTGTTTGCAATTTTTGCAATTTTCTTTCCCTTTTTTATGTTTGCCTTTATCTCAAAACCCTCCGTATTGCCATTGGTTTCGCATGTTATTGTTATGAGGACTTCCCCTTCTTCTCCTTTCTTAAGCACTAATTTTTTAGGTTCTGCTTCAATAGCACTTATTGTACATTCCTGTGGTAAAGGAGTAGGCGTAACGGGTATTCCGTCGTCAGCAACAACATGCAACCGTGTTGCTGGATCCCCAAACAACACAAAAGTCTCTACCAATTCACTCCAATAACTACTCTGGGAGTAAGCATCCAGTTTTGCTTCTGTGCTGATCTCGCCTAAACCATATGAAGAACCGGTAAAGACCGATTCATAAAAAGAAAGCATAAGTAATCTGTGTCCCGATGTATAGCTCAGGGCGGTTGCCGCCCATACGGCGATTGCCCCTTTATCCTGTAATCTCTGAAATTCTTCAGCAACTGAAACCTGTGTGCTTTTCCCCGTAAAAAATCCGTTAAGGCAGTTTGCAACTGTGACAACCGGCAGTTTATACCAATTATCCAGCAACGCAATGTCATCTGTGGTATAAATAGACGTGCTTGCATTCAGTCCCCACATATTTACAGCCCCGTGTCCAGTGTAATTCACCATAAAACAACCGTTATTTATATTCTGGGTTATATTAAATGCCACATCATCGTTTGCAGTATAATCGCCTACATAAACCCTTTTTGCGGTATAGTTATCAGGTAATAGTTCAATGATTTCTTCCGAAAGACTTTCAAAAGAAGATTGATCGTCATCCGCTACGAGTAAGACGTTTTTTGCCCAATCTTCCTCGGACGGATGCTGATCATAGAATATTACCTTATTAATAATGTCTTCCGCCTGTTCGATTGTTTGCGCACAGAGCCGTCCGATATGCATGTCAGGGAGGATATCATTGCCACTTACAAGTACAAACCAGTTATCCGAAGGCGTCTCTCCCAATTCGTCAGTTTCTATAATCTGGGAAGGGACGTAATTTATCGTGCCTGATGCTAAGTTATCGTTGTAATCCTGATACGCGTCTCCTATTAATACAACGTATGCAGGGGCGGGTTCCTGCCAATTGTTATACGTGTAAGACAGGAAATCCCGTATTGCCTGCGGGGAAAAAATACCGTCATTAAATTCATCATAAATATCGCCAACCTTCACCGTAACCACCCTTAAACCATCATCGATGCGATGGCTGGCCAATGCAAGCGCATTATCATAAAAATCTTCATGCGTGATAATAATATAGTCCGCTCCCTTATCGGATGATTTCCATGATGATGTTTCATCCTTTTCAATTGCAAAGGGAGTTTTATATTGCGCTAATGTCAATGCCAGAAATCTTGTATCAGATTGGGCAACCCCTTCGAATTGTAATGTATATCTTTTGTTGTCGTTTACAATATTTGTGTTAATTACGCGCACAACTGCGTTGTGGTCTGTAATGTCAAATGCCTCCATATCACTGCCGGTGAAGGAGGATACTTCAAATTGATAGACGCCTTCAGAAGGCGCACGGAAAAATAGCTCATCATTTTCTGCAACATACGTATCAAGGTAGTCTATCTCTGCCCAGTTGATCAGCAATTGATCAACCGAAGCCCCTGTATCACCCACGGTTTCTACCGTAATGGTATTTTTCCCATTGTTTAAATACTCATGGGATACGGTTGCTTCATGATTGAAGACTATTCGTCCATCCCAGTATTGATCGTCTATCTCTTTGTCATTTATATATATCTTTGTATGGTGATCCGGGTCACTCTTGCTGACGTCTGTATATCCCTTTAATTGCACCCGTATAGCAGCGGTCTCTGGACCCGAAAGGATATTTTTTATATTCAGGGTAAGCTCTTTTGTTTGCGGTGCAGTCAGTTTGCCGCCCCAGAAATAATGATCCTGTCCTTCACCCTCCGGCATTGTTTGCCAGTAATATGTATTTTCTTCAACATGGATCGTTGCTGGAAAGTAATCAGGAACAATAGCGTTGCCCGAAGTGGCGCCGTCGTGGATATTCATACGGACGCCACTGGTAGCGCCGGCGGTTAGCCAGTAAACATTTTTATCGGTATAGATATCGGTATATTCTTCGCCATAAAAAACGATAGTATCCGAAGTATTAAATACACCATCCTCTTCACCTTCAATAAATATGGCAACGTCCTCTCCCTTATTTGTCATAGTCAAAGTGCGGGGATCTATTGCGTCCACATCAAATCCGGCATCGATAAGATCATTGTAAGTTAATGTATACATGCCTTCTTCTTTCACGGTTATTTTAAGCCTGGGGGAAACCTCAGCGCCGGAACTGTCCATTTTTCTTTGAACGGGGGTACGGTATGAATTCTCCGCAATCACAGGGCGTTTTATATTGTGGTAATTTATGATTTTCTTTTTAAGAAGATTTTCAAAAAAAGGACTTGCCATTGAAGTTTTTTTTTCAGGAGAAAGGTGACCCTCTTTCCATGAAACACGGGCGACAATCTTTCGGTAAATGCGTACCTCGCCAGTGACGGGATTGAACTGAACAGGCGTGAAATGTACTTGTGCGACCGGTTGATCGCGCAGGTATCCTTTATTGCCCATTTTTACCGGTGTGTCTGGAAAGAAGGCGTTAGAGGTATATATATGCTGATTTTCAAAGAACGTCTGCTTTATACTGCCGGAGGGGAATGTATCCTGGTTTTCCCCTTCTATCCCGGATTTAGGGGCAGGATATATATTGTATCCCTGCAAGGTTTCGTATTGTGCATCTAAAATATCAAGAGAGACGCCATGAATGACCGGCAAACCAACCATTGTTCCGCACTGTGGCAATTGTGGTTCCCCAGGCATGGCGCTTTGTATGGTGTCTTGTATACAAATACGCTGATATGTTTTTCCCTCATGTTGTAATGTTTCGGTATGAAAGCCGTCTATAGTAAATTCAAGTTCAATTGACCGGCTGTCTGATGGCAATAATGTAACAGAGGCGTTGCACAATCCTGTATACCACAGCATCAGGAAGGATAGTATGGCGACTAGAGGTGCAATGACCATGCACAGTGAATAATAAGAACGGTTGCGGCGTACGAAAAATATTTTTACTATCCATCTTCTTATCATCTTTCTCCCCCTCAAGGACTATGTACACACTTCGGCGCATACTATATCCGCCATATCTTGTAAGCGACCGGCAGTTAAGTGGTAGCATCGTGCTTTTGCGATAATATTTGATAATTCCATGAACAATCGAATCGAACTGCCTTTAAATTCGTCCAGCAATATTTTTGATTTATAACTGCCCTGGTAATTCCCCAGAAGCGCAAGAGCTGCCTGGCTAACGGGTATGGGAAGAAGTCTTGCATTGCCGTTGAACGAAGCGTGTCCTTCTGTTCCCTTGAGGACGTCTAGCACAAGTATTTTGTGCATGGCGCATATTGTCTCTATTTTAGAAAGAATTTTATTTGCCTTGTCCGCACGTAGTATGAGTGCTGGAAAACTACCATTTACATCAACGTACATATTCCGTACCCCGGCAATGTTTTCTATGAGACGCAACACTTCATCATTCATTTTATCAACGAGAATGGTTAAGTCCTGTTCGTTGTTTTTCGTAATTCCCTTCTCATTCTGCAAAAAGAAAATATACTCAACGGGCACTTTCGTGCCAGAACTGCCCGGCAGTATTTGATCAATATCCAAAAGCAGTTTATCCAGCCATTCCTCTCCGCCGATAGTATTGTCCGGAAATCCAACCAATGATAACGTATCCTTTCGAACCCGCAGGCTTCGGGGAAACGGGTACACTAAATGGTCGTGTCTCCCCAGGGCAGCCATTTCATCAGAAAGAAATTTAAACCCTCTCTTCAGAAGTGTTAGTACTAAGGTAGTCTTGCCATACCCGCCATCTGCCACGATAAGCACGCCGTGGTTATCGAAGGAAACTACACCGGCATGTATTAAAAAATGGCTTTTTATGCGGGTAATAATTGACATGAGTATGCATTCATAAGCAAATCCGTCTAATAATTTAGGATCATTAAGCGGCCATATCTCATCATTGCACATTAATACCGGCTTGCCAAAAATGTTGTCAGGATGTGTAATTAAAGAGAATTCTATCTGCGATGCAGGAAGAGAGGGAAATTCATTCTTCAGAAACCGACTATACATCTTTGTAAAAAGGTCAATAAATTCAATGGAATCAGATTTGATTGTTACCACCAAATCAAAGAAATAGAGCGTTACTTTGTTAAGAAGATACGGTTTTTGTAATAATCCCATGGGGTATTTATATATTAAAAAAAAGGTAACACTTTAGAGTTTTGAAAAACCATAAAAGCAAAATCATGCAGTTCAGCAGTCATTCAGCATACCCGCTCTTCAATTCCACCCCCTACACCCCCGCCAGCGGGGGACAGTTTATGCAACTGCTCTTGTTCTCAAACTCCGGCATGGAAACGAGCGTTTTTAATTTTTCAAAAGACGAAATTGATACAAAAATATTGTATACTCAAGATGCTCACAATTTGTGATTTGCCCCCCCGTGAGTAAGAAAGCCCCGTTCGTGAGAGCAATGCCTCTTCCAGATTTTCTAACGGGGTTTATAGACAATGTCGTACAAGTTCAACACGGACAAACAAAGTTTGTCCGTGCCACCCAGATATCAATTTAAAATTCACATTTTATGCGCTTCTTGAGTATAACCATTCATGTAACCGGCATGGGCAGTTACCAGGATGCCCTATCCACCTGCTGTGCTATCCAAGAATATTGCCGCCATTTACATAACCAGTATGGGCAGCGCCTAATTTCTCAAGCAGTTCTTCATCTGTATAAGTTTCAATCTTTGGCGGCTCATACGTCAACACGGGTCCATTTTGTACATTCATGTGCAACCTCCTTTCAAAAATGTGTCTGATGTTCATGATTTAATGGTATCTTAACTTCTACACTTCCCAGAAGAGATAGCGCTCTCTCTGGAAAAAAACTATTCCTTACAATGTTTTCCACGTTTTACTCCGACACTATTACCCGCACCTTAATTGGCCCATGCATGGTGCTCTTGCCATTTGTATCAATATCTTCCAATGTGTAAAAGTATCTGCCACTGCGATCAAGGATGTCTAAATAGCTGTAGCTTGCACCATAGACCGCATCGCCAGATGCTTCGATTAATTCATCATTAATTCTGGTGTACGGACCTCCCCTCTGCTTTGCGCGGTGAATGTTGAAGCCTGCGTTGTATATTTCAGTGACAGTTTCCCATTCCAGCATGATTTCTTCTTCAAATGCGGTAGCCGTAAAAGAGGTAAGCTCTACTGCGGTAGTTTCACAAAGAACCTCCAAATCTATCGCACTGTCATCAACTGCGGCAGTTTGTTTTTTGCCGTTTACAGATACCTGAGCATGTATATTTAAATTGTCATATGTACCTTCTGAAAGAGACACTGCAGCTTCCCATCCCTCAGCTTTTCCGCTGTTAAGTCCTATCCACGCAAAATCCGGTGGTGTGCCATCATTGTTATCATCACCATCAACAAGTTTGGTGGATTTCCCTGACTTTATAAAATTGTCATCCGGCGATGCCAACACTTTCCCAGTCACACCTAATACCAAAGCATACAGAATTTCATTTGTACAATCATAACGAAGATAAAGCTTTGCATCGATGGAAGGATTTTTCTTATCAGATCTACCCGCTCTCCACATATTGGCAAAAAAATCGCCGCTCCCATCTTCTGCCAGATTCCATTCACTTTCATCACCATCTACCGTCGCCGTGCCAAAAGCTGGCACTGGAGGACTCGCGGCAAAGGCCGATGAAATAAAACTATTATTCATTATTACACACACTATTAATGCAAATAATGTTATTCCTGCTTTAAACATGTATTGTTTCCTTATAAATAATGTTATTGGGATTAGCTCACAAAAAAGCTGTTTATTAAACTCCATGCGCTTGGCAAGGGTCTGCACGTTGTTGAAATAATCAATTGATATGCCAATATGATCTAATAATTTCAGATTTATTGTAATTAATTGCCTAACAATACTTTAGGAATAATATTTTTTTCAGATTATGGTAAACCTGTCAAACAACGAAAGGATAAACCATTGTATATTTGTTTTTTTTGCAAAATTTGCAGAAAATCAAACACAGCTCGAAAGCATTGTGATTTGAGGGATTATACAGGCAAAGAGAAAATGTGAAAAATGAAGTCACCTTTTTCATTGTATTGGGACGCAATATTTGCGTATAAATAGGGGGATTATTGGTGGAAAGGGCTTGGGTGGCGGAGGTGGTTGTTTTCTGTGACCGTTACTTTTGTGGCATTGATAAAAGGTATGTATTTTAGATGTCTCAATTAAGCATCGGAGATGATACTGTTGGTTGTATTTTTACAAAAATCTCACTTCATAAAAACTAAAAGGTCAATCCCAGGCCAAGAGATACCGCATTTTTCAATAAATCGCCGGAATCAAAAGTATTATCTCTGTTCGCATATGAATAATCAAACTCTGCAAACCACCATTTTTGAGGGCGATATTTAACATTTAAATGCACATGAAAACTGTCAACATCTTCAACCACACCCGACGTACCAGTCGATTCTGCAAATCTCATGTTCCAATAATACACATCAAGGTATCCATCAATACGGTCATGTTGGTTAATATATTTTATACCGACTTTTGTGTAAAAATAAGAATTATTATTTGCCTGCCGTTGTTCTTTCAGACTCCTCTCACCATAAATTTCAACCGATGAAACGGGATTAATGAGATAGCGATCTCCCAGCACAACATTCCATCCCTCAAAATTTTCTATGTTACTATGCTTTTTATATTTTGAAGTTCTGTAGTTCGTATTTAAATATATTTCATTTTTCTGATTAATAGTCCAGGAAATGTTTAACGGTATGTCGTTTTTATAATTATCTCTATTCTTAGAGGTCTCAGCATCATATCGTTGAATGGAGTAAACGAACCCCGAAGACACCTTAACAGGCAGTAAAGGATAATTATATTCTATGATTGCGCCCAGAGTATCAAGATTATAGTCGTCACTCTTAAATTCGTCTTTTTGATAACTCACATCCTGGTTATTATAACGTATCAGAAAATCAACGTTAGGAAAGAAATCAGGAAAATCCATTTCAAAGGAAGCAATATTTGTGGTAAGGTCTCTTTTCCCAACGAAAACATTCGGCCCCTGATCTTCAAAAGGGATGTCCAGGTCATCAATATCGCCGAAGGACCTTCTTTGAAAACCAGGAGGAATCACATGTTTTCTAAACCGGTCACTGAAAACAAACGAAAAATCATTTGCGAAATAAAATCCAAGCGAGCCTTCCCACGATTGATTCACGCGATCCCTTTCCTGTTCATGCTCGTAATCATAAATCTCTACATCATATTTGAAATGTGAAAGCAAGTAATCTGAAAAAGGTGCTGCAATCAATAATGATGGCCGATGCAAGGTATAAAGATCAGAAACCTCTTCCTCTGCCGCATCATATACATTGTCATCATATATTTCATTTACCTGATATGAGGGCTTTATACCGACAGGCCCAATATGAA from Candidatus Kuenenia stuttgartiensis carries:
- a CDS encoding signal peptidase I — protein: MMQKENHNNISGEVLHAIVNVWDQTNEMFTIPIVGRSMYPLIREGDNVLVECGYSQIRRGDIIAFRSENKLIVHRVLTISEKGTGFSFITKGDNVPHADPVVSHSEIIGKVSAIKRGEKMLSLDTFAGRSTGWLIIRSTPVVRALCGFQRNIFTGNKQDCNKTIVNRGTRFLFLLFRKVIFLFLCRGKAPENKSIFINRRLI
- a CDS encoding C25 family cysteine peptidase, with protein sequence MIRRWIVKIFFVRRNRSYYSLCMVIAPLVAILSFLMLWYTGLCNASVTLLPSDSRSIELEFTIDGFHTETLQHEGKTYQRICIQDTIQSAMPGEPQLPQCGTMVGLPVIHGVSLDILDAQYETLQGYNIYPAPKSGIEGENQDTFPSGSIKQTFFENQHIYTSNAFFPDTPVKMGNKGYLRDQPVAQVHFTPVQFNPVTGEVRIYRKIVARVSWKEGHLSPEKKTSMASPFFENLLKKKIINYHNIKRPVIAENSYRTPVQRKMDSSGAEVSPRLKITVKEEGMYTLTYNDLIDAGFDVDAIDPRTLTMTNKGEDVAIFIEGEEDGVFNTSDTIVFYGEEYTDIYTDKNVYWLTAGATSGVRMNIHDGATSGNAIVPDYFPATIHVEENTYYWQTMPEGEGQDHYFWGGKLTAPQTKELTLNIKNILSGPETAAIRVQLKGYTDVSKSDPDHHTKIYINDKEIDDQYWDGRIVFNHEATVSHEYLNNGKNTITVETVGDTGASVDQLLINWAEIDYLDTYVAENDELFFRAPSEGVYQFEVSSFTGSDMEAFDITDHNAVVRVINTNIVNDNKRYTLQFEGVAQSDTRFLALTLAQYKTPFAIEKDETSSWKSSDKGADYIIITHEDFYDNALALASHRIDDGLRVVTVKVGDIYDEFNDGIFSPQAIRDFLSYTYNNWQEPAPAYVVLIGDAYQDYNDNLASGTINYVPSQIIETDELGETPSDNWFVLVSGNDILPDMHIGRLCAQTIEQAEDIINKVIFYDQHPSEEDWAKNVLLVADDDQSSFESLSEEIIELLPDNYTAKRVYVGDYTANDDVAFNITQNINNGCFMVNYTGHGAVNMWGLNASTSIYTTDDIALLDNWYKLPVVTVANCLNGFFTGKSTQVSVAEEFQRLQDKGAIAVWAATALSYTSGHRLLMLSFYESVFTGSSYGLGEISTEAKLDAYSQSSYWSELVETFVLFGDPATRLHVVADDGIPVTPTPLPQECTISAIEAEPKKLVLKKGEEGEVLITITCETNGNTEGFEIKANIKKGKKIAKIANKTAVTDVDGQASFVITAKKKGKAVVVFSVNNIAEKIRVKIK